A single Anopheles funestus chromosome 2RL, idAnoFuneDA-416_04, whole genome shotgun sequence DNA region contains:
- the LOC125764114 gene encoding pre-mRNA-splicing factor ATP-dependent RNA helicase PRP16, with protein sequence MENFTAVEKLEPEQTKGGRSGGLVVRRDKGEDDIVFKQPQVSLLGLDKLAAARRAQQKKASKLSFYGHDAEDGDERDERASESRKKEHHSSRKHRDTDERRSEHRESSEHRKRSKREEDDYNRSRKYRERAVETPSYSGGVSDVARQKLSSKEKAEYDAYRKKGSLYATSKGEDRRREKYRTPSVRSGSESRRSTFSRYEPSTPRSRHRSKQPSSSNWTDDEDDDGAPSGPRSSWDFPTPKPFAGAEFTEADREQWKEEQLRLDREWYGSDDERQMNEFSELNSQYLQQREQQQQSRNNRRISAQQRQINKDNELWEKNRLLTSGVVMSVNVNEDFDEEALERVHLLVHHTVPPFLDGRIVFTKQPEPVVPVREPTSDMAINARKGSALVRTYRELKERKRAQAKHWQLGGTKLGNIMGVAKDKDEQDPAEGDDGSYDSRKDQKYADHIGGEKGEFGPRRKTIQLQRRSLPVFAVRQDLLNIIRENSIIIIVGETGSGKTTQLTQYLHEDGYSRHGMIGCTQPRRVAAMSVAKRVSDEMDCSLGQEVGYAIRFEDCTSEKTVIKYMTDGILLRESLRDKELDGYSVIIMDEAHERSLSTDVLFGLLREIVAKRRDLKLIVTSATMDAGKFSNFFGNVPTFTIPGRTFPVDVFYGKNVCEDYVDGAVKQVLQIHLQPTEGDILVFMPGQEDIEVTCEVLAERLGEIDNAPALSILPIYSQLPSDLQAKIFHRSTDGTRKCVVATNIAETSLTVDGISYVIDSGYCKLKVYNPRIGMDALQIYPISQANANQRSGRAGRTGPGQAFRLYTERQYKDELLHLTVPEIQRTNLANTVLLLKSLGVSDLLQFHFMDPPPQDNILNSLYQLWILGALDHTGALTPLGRQMAEFPLDPPQCQMLIVANEMGCSEEILIIVSMLSVPSIFYRPKGREEEADSVREKFQVPESDHLTYLNVYQQWKMNKYSGSWCNEHFIHVKAMRKVREVRQQLIDIYSQQQRLTLKSCGTDWDVVRKCICSAYFYQAARLKGIGEYVNLRTGMPCHLHPTSALYGLGTTPDYVVYHELIMTAKEYMQCATAVDGYWLAELGPMFFSVKETGKSGRDKRRQAVEHQNAMEVQMREAQQQMEQRKQDEEKHKFTIKQEIVTPGATPRRTPARIGL encoded by the exons atggaaaacttcaCAGCGGTGGAGAAATTAGAGCCAGAGCAAACCAAAGGTGGACGTTCAGGTGGGTTAGTGGTACGTAGAGACAAAGGTGAAGATGACATCGTCTTCAAGCAACCGCAAGTGTCCTTGCTGGGACTGGACAAACTAGCAGCAGCTAGACGCgcacagcagaaaaaagcCAGCAAGCTTTCGTTCTACGGTCACGACGCGGAGGATGGGGATGAAAGAGACGAAAGGGCATCcgaaagtaggaaaaaagaacATCATTCATCACGGAAGCATCGTGACACGGACGAACGGCGCAGCGAGCATCGAGAAAGCAGTGAGCATCGTAAAAGAAGCAAACGGGAGGAAGATGATTACAATCGTTCGCGAAAGTATCGTGAGCGGGCCGTTGAAACTCCTTCTTATAGCGGAGGCGTAAGTGATGTTGCCCGCCAGAAGCTATCTAGCAAGGAAAAGGCCGAGTATGATGCGTACCGAAAGAAGGGTAGCCTGTACGCTACATCGAAGGGTGAAGACCGAAGGCGCGAAAAGTATCGTACACCGAGTGTACGATCGGGATCGGAATCAAGGAGAAG CACTTTCTCAAGATACGAGCCGAGTACACCGAGAAGTAGACATCGTTCAAAGCAGCCATCCAGCTCCAACTGGACggacgatgaggatgatgatggagcACCGTCTGGACCAAGATCTTCTTGGGACTTTCCCACACCGAAACCCTTTGCGGGTGCCGAGTTTACCGAAGCCGATCGCGAACAGTGGAAGGAGGAACAGCTACGCCTCGATCGTGAATGGTACGGCAGCGATGACGAACGGCAGATGAACGAATTTTCCGAACTCAATTCGCAGTACCTGCAGCAGcgtgagcagcagcagcagtcgcGAAACAATCGGCGCATTTCCGCCCAACAGCGCCAGATAAACAAAGACAACGAACTGTGGGAAAAGAATCGACTGCTCACGTCCGGTGTGGTAATGTCGGTCAATGTAAACGAAGATTTCGACGAGGAAGCTTTGGAACGGGTTCACTTGCTTGTACATCACACTGTGCCGCCGTTTTTGGATGGACGAATCGTTTTCACGAAACAACCCGAACCGGTAGTACCGGTGCGTGAACCAACGAGTGATATGGCAATTAATGCCCGCAAAGGAAGTGCGCTAGTACGTACGTACCGTGAGCTGAAGGAACGCAAACGAGCACAAGCGAAACATTGGCAGCTGGGCGGTACTAAGCTTGGTAATATTATGGGCGTAGCGAAGGACAAAGATGAACAAGATCCGGCCGAAGGTGATGATGGATCCTACGACTCGAGGAAAGATCAAAAGTATGCGGATCACATCGGTGGCGAGAAAGGAGAGTTTGGCCCGCGACGTAAGACTATCCAGCTGCAGCGTAGATCGCTACCGGTGTTTGCCGTGCGGCAAGATCTGCTGAATATTATCCGCGAGAACTCGATCATCATTATCGTGGGTGAAACGGGTAGCGGAAAAACGACTCAGTTGACGCAGTATCTTCACGAAGATGGTTACAGTAGACACGGCATGATCGGATGTACACAGCCGCGTCGTGTAGCGGCCATGTCCGTGGCGAAGCGTGTTTCGGACGAGATGGATTGTTCGCTCGGGCAGGAGGTGGGTTATGCGATTCGGTTCGAAGATTGCACGTCGGAGAAAACGGTCATCAAGTACATGACGGATGGTATTTTACTGCGTGAAAGTTTGCGCGACAAAGAACTGGATGGTTATAGCGTAATAATCATGGATGAAGCTCACGAACGTTCGCTTTCGACGGATGTGTTGTTTGGGCTGTTGCGCGAGATCGTTGCCAAGCGCCGCGATCTGAAGCTGATCGTAACTTCCGCCACTATGGATGCGGGcaaattttccaactttttCGGTAACGTACCGACGTTCACCATACCGGGCCGTACGTTCCCGGTGGATGTGTTCTATGGGAAGAACGTATGCGAAGACTATGTAGATGGTGCGGTGAAGCAGGTTCTGCAGATCCATCTGCAACCGACCGAAGGGGACATACTGGTGTTTATGCCCGGTCAGGAAGACATCGAGGTGACGTGCGAGGTGCTGGCGGAGCGGTTAGgcgagatcgataatgcaccgGCACTGTCCATTCTGCCGATCTACTCACAGCTTCCATCCGATCTGCAAGCGAAGATCTTCCACCGCTCGACGGACGGAACGCGCAAGTGTGTCGTGGCAACGAACATTGCCGAAACGTCACTCACCGTCGATGGTATATCGTATGTGATCGATTCGGGTTACTGCAAGCTGAAGGTATACAATCCACGCATCGGTATGGATGCGCTGCAGATCTATCCCATTTCGCAAGCAAACGCTAATCAGCGATCAGGACGTGCGGGTCGTACCGGGCCCGGACAAGCTTTCCGGCTGTACACCGAGCGACAGTACAAGGACGAACTGTTGCATCTAACCGTGCCGGAAATTCAGCGTACCAATTTGGCCAATACGGTGCTGTTGCTGAAGTCGCTCGGTGTGAGCGATTTGTTGCAGTTCCACTTTATGGATCCACCGCCCCAGGATAACATTCTCAACTCGTTGTATCAACTGTGGATTTTGGGAGCGCTGGATCATACCGGAGCGCTTACGCCACTTGGTCGTCAGATGGCTGAGTTTCCGCTCGATCCTCCGCAGTGCCAGATGCTGATTGTGGCTAACGAGATGGGTTGTAGTGAGGAAATCTTAATCATTG TATCGATGTTGTCGGTGCCATCGATTTTCTATCGTCCCAAGGGTCGTGAGGAGGAGGCGGACAGTGTAAGGGAAAAATTCCAGGTGCCCGAATCGGACCATCTCACGTACCTGAATGTATACCAGCAGTGGAAAATGAACAA ATATTCTGGATCCTGGTGTAATGAGCACTTCATCCACGTGAAGGCAATGCGTAAGGTGCGCGAAGTGCGTcaacagctgatcgatatCTACAGCCAACAGCAACGTCTTACTCTCAAGTCTTGTGGCACTGATTGGGATGTGGTGCGTAAGTGCATCTGTTCCGCCTATTTCTACCAAGCAGCTCGTCTCAAGGGTATTGGGGAGTATGTAAACCTTCGTACGGGTATGCCATGCCATCTGCATCCCACCTCCGCACTGTACGGGCTTGGTACTACACCGGACTATGTTGTGTACCATGAGTTGATAATGACAGCGAAAGAGTACATGCAGTGTGCTACGGCTGTCGATGGGTATTGGTTGGCCGAGCTTGGACCGATGTTTTTCTCAGTCAAGGAAACGGGCAAAAGTGGACGGGACAAGCGACGCCAGGCGGTTGAACATCAGAATGCGATGGAAGTGCAGATGCGCGAAGCTCAACAGCAGATGGAGCAACGCAAGCAGGATGAGGAAAAGCACAAGTTTACCATCAAACAGGAGATTGTAACGCCGGGAGCAACACCTCGTCGTACCCCGGCTAGAATAGGATTATAG